From the Anaerolineales bacterium genome, one window contains:
- the rpsF gene encoding 30S ribosomal protein S6, whose translation MRNYEVIYIVHPDLDSDAFTQLNKQVEGWIKDGKGKIEKSDIWGKRKLAYQIKKQSEGQYVLLRTEMDPSLCATLEQQFRLQESVLRFIIVALEEEAEPAG comes from the coding sequence ATGCGCAATTACGAAGTGATTTACATCGTCCACCCCGATTTGGACAGCGACGCCTTTACACAGCTCAACAAGCAGGTTGAAGGCTGGATCAAGGACGGCAAAGGCAAGATCGAGAAAAGCGACATCTGGGGCAAGCGCAAATTGGCCTACCAGATCAAGAAGCAGAGCGAAGGCCAGTACGTCTTGCTGCGCACAGAAATGGATCCGTCCCTGTGCGCCACGCTTGAACAGCAATTCCGCCTGCAGGAGTCTGTTCTGCGTTTCATTATCGTTGCTCTTGAGGAAGAGGCCGAACCGGCCGGCTAA
- a CDS encoding xanthine dehydrogenase family protein molybdopterin-binding subunit, whose amino-acid sequence MATRYFGERIKRNEDPRLLTGRALFVDDVDLPNMAHIAFVRSPYAHARIKSIDAAAARALPGVAAVYTAADLGDYWRTGVLNVGVPPIKDAKFNERLHSILAKDKVRHVGEAVVCIVADSRYIAEDAANLVMVDYESLPVSTDIRKALGEEAALIHEDLPDNTAAHVVQTKGDYEKAKAQADVVIQREFHYDRGTAAAMENRGIVAAWDAKASKLTIWDTTQAPVIIRNGLAGMLGLSEHQVRLVAPFIGGGFGPKILMFYPEEMLLPWISMQLERPVKWIEDRSENFYATTQERGQYHQAEIALKKDGTILGVKDVFLHDNGAYDPYGLTIPINTQCTLLNMYLVPNYYSEFTSVFTNKPMTSPYRGAGRQHGVFVMERLMDAAAKELGMDKIALRQKNLIPPDQFPHRHGIIYQDFSELTYDSGNYAPLIEKAMEMIDYDKFYQETKPQAEKEGRKLGLGFVCYVEGTGIGPYEGARIQVQANGRVSVSTGIGTQGQGHYTSYAQIVAEQLGMPIDQIDLVTGDTDQFHWGVGTFASRGAVVAGNAIHAAAVRVREKILNKAIEEFEGEVTADKLELVNGVVQIIGAPETAIPLGVLAQKANPMRGAVKPGTEPGLEATDYFGPEMGATAAGVHAMIVEVDPDTLLLDIKKYITVHDCGNVINPLILDGQIQGGVAQGIGNAFYEELVYDEMGQILNASFMDYLLPGAHDVPRIEIGHQVTTSPLNPLGVKGAGEAGAIPVGPLFAQAIEDALGEGLELREIPLSPNRLWELSRSSE is encoded by the coding sequence ATGGCCACGCGCTACTTCGGCGAACGCATTAAACGTAACGAGGACCCCCGCCTGCTGACTGGGCGGGCGCTCTTCGTGGATGACGTAGACCTGCCGAACATGGCGCACATCGCCTTCGTGCGCAGCCCCTACGCGCACGCCCGCATCAAATCAATCGATGCTGCTGCTGCCCGGGCGCTACCCGGTGTGGCGGCAGTCTACACGGCAGCAGACCTTGGTGATTACTGGCGCACGGGCGTGCTCAACGTGGGCGTGCCGCCGATCAAAGACGCCAAGTTCAACGAACGCCTGCACTCGATCCTGGCCAAGGACAAGGTGCGCCATGTGGGCGAAGCGGTGGTCTGCATCGTGGCGGACAGCCGCTACATCGCCGAGGATGCGGCCAATCTGGTCATGGTGGACTATGAATCGCTGCCGGTAAGCACCGATATCCGCAAGGCCTTGGGCGAAGAAGCCGCGTTGATCCATGAGGATTTGCCGGATAACACTGCGGCCCACGTGGTGCAGACCAAGGGCGACTACGAGAAGGCCAAAGCCCAAGCCGACGTCGTGATCCAGCGCGAATTCCACTATGATCGCGGTACCGCGGCCGCCATGGAAAACCGCGGCATCGTGGCTGCTTGGGACGCCAAGGCTAGCAAGCTGACCATTTGGGACACCACGCAGGCGCCAGTCATCATTCGCAACGGCCTGGCCGGTATGCTGGGTCTCTCTGAACATCAGGTGCGCCTGGTGGCCCCCTTCATCGGGGGCGGTTTCGGCCCCAAGATCTTGATGTTCTACCCTGAGGAAATGCTGCTGCCGTGGATCAGCATGCAGCTGGAACGGCCGGTCAAGTGGATCGAGGATCGTTCTGAAAATTTCTATGCCACTACGCAGGAGCGCGGCCAGTACCACCAGGCCGAGATTGCGTTGAAAAAAGACGGCACCATCCTGGGCGTCAAAGACGTCTTTCTGCACGACAACGGCGCCTATGATCCCTATGGGCTGACCATCCCGATCAATACACAGTGCACCCTGCTCAACATGTACCTGGTGCCGAACTACTACAGCGAGTTCACGTCTGTCTTCACCAATAAGCCGATGACCAGTCCGTACCGCGGGGCGGGCCGCCAGCACGGCGTCTTCGTGATGGAGCGCCTGATGGACGCCGCCGCCAAAGAATTGGGCATGGACAAGATCGCCCTGCGCCAAAAGAACCTGATCCCCCCAGACCAGTTCCCCCACCGCCACGGCATTATCTATCAAGACTTCTCTGAGCTGACCTACGACAGCGGCAACTACGCGCCGCTGATCGAGAAAGCCATGGAGATGATCGACTACGACAAGTTCTACCAGGAGACCAAGCCCCAGGCGGAGAAAGAAGGCCGCAAACTGGGCTTGGGCTTCGTCTGCTACGTGGAAGGCACCGGCATTGGCCCCTATGAGGGCGCCCGCATCCAGGTGCAGGCCAATGGCCGCGTAAGCGTGTCGACCGGTATCGGCACGCAGGGCCAGGGTCACTACACCAGCTACGCCCAGATCGTGGCTGAGCAGCTGGGGATGCCGATTGACCAGATCGATCTGGTGACTGGCGACACCGACCAGTTCCACTGGGGCGTAGGCACCTTCGCCAGCCGCGGTGCGGTGGTGGCGGGCAACGCTATTCACGCCGCCGCCGTGCGAGTGCGCGAGAAGATCTTGAACAAAGCCATCGAAGAATTCGAAGGCGAAGTGACGGCAGACAAGCTGGAGCTGGTCAACGGTGTGGTGCAGATCATCGGCGCGCCGGAAACCGCCATCCCGCTGGGCGTGCTGGCGCAGAAGGCCAATCCCATGCGCGGCGCGGTCAAGCCCGGTACAGAACCTGGTCTGGAAGCCACCGACTACTTCGGCCCGGAAATGGGCGCTACCGCGGCCGGCGTGCATGCCATGATCGTGGAAGTGGACCCAGACACGCTGCTGCTCGACATCAAGAAATACATCACGGTGCATGACTGTGGCAACGTGATCAACCCGCTGATATTGGATGGGCAAATCCAGGGCGGCGTGGCCCAAGGCATTGGCAATGCGTTCTACGAGGAGCTGGTCTACGATGAGATGGGTCAGATCCTGAACGCGTCTTTCATGGACTACCTGCTGCCCGGCGCGCATGATGTGCCTCGCATAGAGATCGGCCATCAGGTCACCACCTCCCCGCTGAACCCCTTGGGCGTCAAGGGCGCTGGCGAAGCCGGCGCCATCCCGGTGGGGCCGCTGTTCGCCCAGGCGATTGAAGACGCCCTCGGCGAAGGCTTGGAGCTGCGTGAGATCCCGCTGAGTCCCAATCGCCTGTGGGAGCTGAGCCGCTCCTCCGAATGA
- a CDS encoding DUF2877 domain-containing protein: MSSAPSRRLRATSITPRAKAWLAGTQQAYVLHSFERAINLVNQEGDVLTIADEGLGHGPFSLLIEDHLPEGIDISSKLLVFENGLWLGDWLVDAEDAKLWQPTPNWSSIRSLSDLGWVSQALAELLRQHATAESFAHLVVSPLGRSALPGRIQQAAEQRIPLLFAAVRDGNSGQAAQAAKGLAGLGPGLTPAGDDLLLGALFACWARLPVEEARLFSQAIISAAVPRTHQLSAAWLSAGAAGEAPAVWHELFEAIVKQDAGSLSEVAMRILPTGHSSGADALAGFSGVLQALQGGVA, translated from the coding sequence ATGAGCTCGGCTCCGTCTCGCAGGCTGCGAGCCACCAGCATCACCCCACGTGCCAAGGCCTGGCTGGCCGGCACACAGCAAGCCTATGTACTGCATTCCTTTGAACGCGCCATTAACCTGGTCAACCAGGAAGGGGACGTGCTTACTATCGCGGATGAGGGGCTGGGCCATGGGCCTTTCTCACTCCTGATCGAAGACCACTTGCCTGAAGGCATAGACATCAGCAGCAAGCTGCTCGTGTTCGAAAATGGGTTGTGGCTTGGCGACTGGTTGGTAGATGCTGAAGACGCCAAGTTGTGGCAACCCACCCCAAACTGGTCCTCCATTCGCTCTCTCAGCGATCTTGGCTGGGTAAGCCAAGCCCTGGCCGAACTGCTGCGCCAGCACGCCACGGCTGAGAGCTTCGCCCATTTAGTAGTCAGTCCCTTGGGACGCTCGGCGCTGCCGGGCCGCATCCAGCAAGCGGCCGAGCAGCGCATCCCGCTGCTCTTTGCCGCCGTGCGGGATGGCAATAGCGGACAAGCAGCCCAGGCAGCCAAAGGGCTGGCCGGGCTAGGCCCGGGCTTGACCCCCGCCGGTGACGACCTGCTGTTGGGCGCCTTGTTCGCCTGCTGGGCGCGCCTGCCAGTCGAAGAAGCCAGGCTGTTCAGCCAAGCGATCATATCTGCGGCTGTGCCACGCACCCACCAATTGTCAGCCGCCTGGCTGTCTGCCGGCGCGGCAGGCGAAGCTCCAGCCGTGTGGCATGAACTTTTTGAGGCGATCGTAAAACAAGATGCAGGTTCACTCAGCGAAGTGGCTATGCGCATTCTACCCACCGGACACAGTTCCGGCGCCGATGCGCTGGCAGGCTTCTCGGGTGTGCTGCAGGCTCTGCAGGGAGGCGTCGCCTAG